The proteins below come from a single Caulobacter flavus genomic window:
- a CDS encoding sensor histidine kinase gives MRLPRLVRSTPFRLTLLFLALFAAAATAFLGYIYIATAGEVDRRADAEITREMESLEAAYRQGGVNALNQTLVERAIGERPFLYYFADKTGKRITGSIEESPIDDFTGAGPTWRSFTLTETDLDGAAVRRSARGVQERLAGGEILFVGADVAESQGYVMKIVRALWGAGALVIILGLAGGVLISRNVSRSMQGLVDVVNAVRGGDLHARAKIRGARDEYDELAEGLNDMLDRIERLMGGLRHAGDAIAHDLRSPLTRLRARMEVALIDAENGKGDPVAALETALMDADGVLKTFNAVLAIARLQAAGQAPDQKPFEASDLATDMAELYEFSCEDKGLDFKAEITPALSLRGNREFIAQALANLLDNAIKYTPEGGAIMLRLRRRSSGELEFSVTDTGPGVPEADRARVVQRFVRLENSRSEPGAGLGLSLVQAVAASHGGRLELAEGPGEYNGMGPGLRVALVLPRAE, from the coding sequence ATGCGCCTGCCGCGCCTCGTTCGATCGACGCCTTTCCGGCTGACCCTGCTGTTCCTGGCCCTGTTCGCGGCCGCGGCGACGGCCTTCCTGGGCTATATCTACATCGCCACCGCCGGCGAGGTGGACCGGCGCGCCGACGCCGAGATCACCCGCGAGATGGAGAGCCTGGAGGCCGCCTATCGGCAGGGCGGGGTCAACGCCCTGAACCAGACCCTGGTCGAGCGGGCCATCGGCGAGCGGCCGTTCCTCTATTACTTCGCCGACAAGACCGGCAAGCGGATCACCGGCTCGATCGAGGAGTCGCCGATCGACGACTTCACCGGCGCGGGTCCGACCTGGCGCAGCTTCACCCTGACCGAGACCGACCTGGACGGCGCGGCCGTACGGCGCTCGGCCCGCGGCGTGCAGGAGCGCCTGGCCGGCGGCGAGATCCTGTTCGTCGGCGCCGACGTCGCCGAGTCCCAGGGCTATGTGATGAAGATCGTCCGGGCGCTGTGGGGCGCGGGCGCGCTGGTGATCATCCTGGGTCTGGCCGGCGGGGTGCTGATCAGCCGCAACGTCAGCCGCAGCATGCAGGGCCTGGTGGACGTCGTGAACGCCGTGCGGGGCGGCGACCTGCACGCCCGCGCCAAGATCCGCGGGGCCCGCGACGAGTACGACGAACTGGCCGAGGGCCTGAACGACATGCTCGACCGCATCGAGCGGCTGATGGGCGGCCTGCGCCACGCCGGCGACGCCATCGCCCACGACCTGCGCAGCCCCCTGACCCGCCTGCGCGCCCGCATGGAAGTGGCCCTGATCGACGCCGAGAACGGCAAGGGCGACCCGGTGGCGGCGCTGGAGACGGCGCTGATGGACGCCGACGGCGTGCTCAAGACCTTCAACGCCGTGCTGGCCATCGCTCGCCTGCAGGCGGCCGGCCAGGCCCCCGACCAGAAGCCGTTCGAGGCCAGCGACCTGGCCACCGACATGGCCGAGCTCTACGAATTCTCGTGCGAGGACAAGGGCCTCGACTTCAAGGCCGAGATCACGCCGGCGCTCAGCCTGCGCGGCAATCGCGAGTTCATCGCCCAGGCCCTGGCCAACCTGCTGGACAACGCCATCAAGTACACCCCCGAGGGCGGCGCGATCATGCTGCGCCTGCGTCGACGCTCGTCGGGCGAGCTGGAGTTCTCGGTCACCGACACCGGCCCCGGCGTGCCCGAGGCCGACCGCGCCCGCGTGGTCCAGCGTTTCGTGCGCCTGGAGAACAGCCGCAGCGAGCCGGGCGCGGGGCTTGGCCTGTCGCTGGTGCAGGCGGTGGCCGCCTCGCACGGCGGCCGGCTGGAGCTGGCCGAGGGGCCGGGCGAGTACAACGGCATGGGTCCAGGCCTGCGCGTTGCCCTGGTGCTGCCCCGCGCCGAGTAG
- a CDS encoding metal-dependent hydrolase family protein: protein MRGPTISTLAVALTLAVPTLAGAAETKVVTAARLLDVASGRYVDKPVVLVVAGRITAVGKAGDFAIPADAEAVDLPGATLLPGLIDMHVHLDASPVYGGYNALQFSDAFWSVTQTANAKATLEAGFTTVRNVGADRFNDVGLREAVDEGVVPGPRIVTATYAIGATGGHCDSTFFPPSMDQKAPYNIDSPDQARKAVRTLKKYGAQVIKICATGGVFSRGDEPGQQQLTYDEMKAVADEAHMAGLKVAAHAHGGAGIKEAIRAGIDTIEHASLVDDEGIRLAAQKGTWFSMDIYNTDYTQSEGRKNGVLEDNLRKDRDIAEIQRENFRKALKGGVKMVYGTDAGVYPHGDNARQFAVMVRYGATPLQAIQAATLNAAQALGRDKDLGQVTAGRYADLIAVSGDPLADVTVLEKPVFVMKGGAVVRR, encoded by the coding sequence ATGCGTGGACCGACGATTTCGACCCTGGCGGTCGCCCTGACGCTGGCCGTCCCGACGCTCGCGGGGGCCGCCGAGACGAAGGTCGTCACCGCCGCCCGGCTGCTCGACGTGGCCAGCGGCCGCTATGTCGACAAGCCCGTGGTGCTGGTCGTCGCCGGCCGGATCACCGCCGTCGGCAAGGCCGGCGACTTCGCCATCCCCGCCGACGCCGAGGCCGTCGACCTGCCCGGCGCGACCCTGCTGCCCGGCCTGATCGACATGCACGTGCACCTCGACGCCTCGCCGGTCTATGGCGGCTACAACGCCCTGCAGTTCAGCGACGCCTTCTGGAGCGTGACCCAGACCGCCAACGCCAAGGCCACGCTGGAGGCCGGCTTCACCACCGTGCGCAACGTCGGCGCGGATCGCTTCAACGACGTGGGCCTGCGCGAGGCCGTCGACGAGGGCGTCGTGCCCGGCCCGCGCATCGTGACCGCCACCTACGCCATCGGGGCCACCGGCGGCCACTGCGACAGCACCTTCTTCCCGCCGTCGATGGACCAGAAGGCCCCCTACAACATCGACAGCCCCGACCAGGCCCGCAAGGCGGTGCGCACGCTCAAGAAGTACGGCGCCCAGGTGATCAAGATCTGCGCCACCGGCGGGGTGTTCTCGCGCGGCGACGAGCCGGGCCAGCAGCAACTGACCTACGACGAGATGAAGGCCGTGGCCGACGAGGCCCACATGGCCGGCCTCAAGGTCGCCGCCCACGCCCACGGCGGGGCGGGCATCAAGGAGGCCATCCGCGCCGGCATCGACACCATCGAGCACGCCAGCCTCGTCGACGACGAGGGCATCAGGCTGGCCGCCCAGAAGGGGACCTGGTTCTCGATGGACATCTACAACACCGACTACACCCAGTCCGAAGGGCGCAAGAACGGCGTGCTGGAGGACAACCTGCGCAAGGACCGCGACATCGCCGAGATCCAGCGCGAGAACTTCCGCAAGGCCCTGAAGGGCGGCGTGAAGATGGTCTACGGCACCGACGCCGGGGTCTATCCGCACGGCGACAACGCCCGCCAGTTCGCCGTCATGGTCCGCTATGGCGCCACGCCCCTGCAGGCCATCCAGGCCGCCACCCTCAACGCCGCCCAGGCCCTGGGCCGAGACAAGGACCTGGGCCAGGTCACCGCCGGGCGCTACGCCGACCTGATCGCGGTCTCGGGCGACCCGCTGGCGGATGTCACCGTGCTTGAGAAGCCGGTGTTCGTGATGAAGGGCGGGGCGGTGGTGAGACGGTAG
- a CDS encoding response regulator transcription factor: MRILIIEDDLEAAGAMTHGLTEAGYACVHAPDGEAGLTEAGKGGFDVLIVDRMMPKKNGVEVVSTLRREGDQTPVLFLSALGEVGDRVDGLKAGADDYLVKPYAFPELIARVEALSRRRETGAVATTLKVGELEMNLINRTVHRQGKEIDLQPREFQLLEFMMRHAGQSVTRTMLLEKVWEYHFDPQTNVIDVHISRLRSKIDKGFDRAMLQTVRGAGYRLDP; encoded by the coding sequence ATGCGTATTCTGATTATCGAGGACGATCTCGAGGCCGCCGGCGCCATGACCCATGGCCTGACCGAGGCCGGCTATGCCTGCGTCCACGCGCCGGACGGCGAGGCGGGCCTGACCGAGGCCGGCAAGGGCGGCTTCGACGTTCTGATCGTCGACCGCATGATGCCCAAGAAGAACGGCGTCGAGGTGGTCTCGACCCTGCGCCGCGAGGGCGACCAGACGCCGGTGCTGTTCCTGTCGGCCCTGGGCGAGGTCGGCGATCGCGTCGACGGCCTGAAGGCCGGCGCCGACGACTACCTGGTCAAGCCCTACGCCTTTCCCGAGCTGATCGCCCGCGTCGAGGCCCTGTCGCGCCGCCGCGAGACGGGCGCGGTCGCCACCACCCTGAAGGTGGGCGAGCTCGAGATGAACCTCATCAACCGAACGGTTCATCGCCAGGGCAAGGAGATCGACCTCCAGCCCCGCGAATTCCAGCTGCTGGAGTTCATGATGCGCCACGCCGGCCAGTCGGTGACCCGCACCATGCTGCTGGAGAAGGTGTGGGAATACCACTTCGACCCGCAGACCAACGTCATCGACGTGCACATCTCCCGCCTGCGCTCCAAGATCGACAAGGGCTTCGACCGGGCGATGCTGCAGACCGTGCGCGGGGCCGGCTACCGGCTCGATCCGTAG
- a CDS encoding type II toxin-antitoxin system RelE/ParE family toxin yields the protein MSPPRLVTTAKAEADLRDIFRQVAADNGLSAATSVLRRLEKALPNLAAFPHLGRATRSGARLHSVKPWIIVYRPITGGVEVLRVLDGRRDLGVLIGKKT from the coding sequence GTGTCGCCGCCGCGCTTAGTCACTACGGCCAAGGCCGAGGCGGATCTTCGGGACATCTTTCGACAGGTCGCCGCCGACAATGGGCTTTCGGCCGCGACCTCGGTGCTGAGGAGACTGGAGAAGGCCTTGCCAAACCTGGCCGCCTTTCCGCACCTTGGCCGAGCTACACGCAGCGGCGCGCGCCTTCACAGCGTCAAGCCGTGGATCATCGTCTATCGCCCGATCACGGGCGGCGTCGAGGTGCTGCGGGTCCTGGATGGCCGGCGCGACCTTGGCGTTCTGATCGGCAAGAAGACCTGA
- a CDS encoding alpha/beta fold hydrolase has protein sequence MSSGYVTTKDGVQIYYKDWGPKTAQPIVFHHGWPLTADDWDNQMMFFYAQGFRVIAHDRRGHGRSTQTDTGNEMDTYAADVAALTDHLDLKNAIHVGHSTGGGEVIHYVARAKPGRVAKAVLIGAVPPIMVKSDKNPGGLPIEVFDGFRAATAGNRAQFFYDVPAGPFYGYNRPGAKVDQGVIWNWWRQGMTGSVKAHYDCIKAFSETDFTDDLKKVDVPVLVMHGDDDQIVPIADSALLSAKLVKKGELKVYKGLPHGMCTTHPEIVNPDLLAFFKA, from the coding sequence ATGAGCAGCGGTTACGTCACGACCAAGGACGGCGTGCAGATCTACTACAAGGACTGGGGTCCCAAGACCGCCCAGCCGATCGTGTTCCACCACGGCTGGCCGCTGACGGCCGACGACTGGGACAACCAGATGATGTTCTTCTACGCCCAGGGCTTCCGGGTGATCGCCCATGATCGCCGGGGCCATGGCCGCTCGACCCAGACCGACACCGGCAACGAGATGGACACCTACGCCGCCGACGTCGCGGCCCTGACCGACCACCTCGACCTGAAGAACGCCATCCACGTGGGCCACTCGACCGGCGGCGGCGAGGTGATCCACTACGTCGCCCGCGCCAAGCCGGGCCGCGTGGCCAAGGCCGTGCTGATCGGCGCGGTGCCGCCGATCATGGTCAAGAGCGACAAGAACCCGGGCGGCCTGCCGATCGAGGTGTTCGACGGCTTCCGCGCCGCCACCGCCGGCAACCGCGCGCAGTTCTTCTACGACGTGCCGGCCGGTCCGTTCTACGGCTACAACCGTCCGGGCGCGAAGGTCGACCAGGGCGTGATCTGGAACTGGTGGCGCCAGGGCATGACCGGCAGCGTCAAGGCCCACTACGACTGCATCAAGGCCTTCTCCGAGACCGACTTCACCGACGACCTCAAGAAGGTCGACGTGCCGGTTCTGGTGATGCACGGCGACGACGACCAGATCGTGCCGATCGCCGACTCCGCGCTGCTGTCGGCCAAGCTGGTCAAGAAGGGCGAGCTGAAGGTCTACAAGGGCCTGCCGCACGGTATGTGCACGACCCATCCGGAGATCGTGAACCCCGACCTGCTGGCCTTCTTCAAGGCCTGA